Proteins found in one Chaetodon auriga isolate fChaAug3 chromosome 12, fChaAug3.hap1, whole genome shotgun sequence genomic segment:
- the catip gene encoding ciliogenesis-associated TTC17-interacting protein — MMESPLENDPPADALAEAEGPDHGEEMKASDEAVTFVSTIEPAELQKCVFPDSLVTVSEGGRDLGKFSVTVEFGRRGPQPCVLLHAQSQGAIDEAPCGTTVTAYLTTDLEVLEEEYHEYVKLEGHSLGKRCHMVQRDGKMVIDKVTTVGEDVTKESVSYPMSVLRGLLTEGSNLLLMRLIALRRKVPEHMTFISLDQGLHINHTTFSELGLKQLEVGGQTVEVFGVERVVHSVEDGPTTWQCYFLADGHLASRVQAGSPVTMRLLQLPSQQEKGFEKIPLVWEEDMQMRSKFLDRKEELKAGHASYLRQHPEIRALVSDFLQFLLLRKPDDVFQFAREYFLHFDPCSPPEPSLKAPLL; from the exons ATGATGGAGTCCCCGCTGGAAAACGACCCTCCAGCCGATGCTTTAGCGGAGGCTGAAGGACCTGACCAcggagaggagatgaaagccTCTGACGAAGCTGTCACATTCGTGTCCACCATTG AGCCCGCGGAGctgcagaagtgtgtgtttccagaCTCTCTGGTGACGGTGTCAGAGGGCGGCCGAGACCTGGGCAAGTTCAGTGTGACGGTGGAGTTTGGCCGCAGGGGCCCGCAgccctgtgtgctgctgcatgcTCAGAGCCAGGGAGCCATCGATGAGGCCCCCTGTGGGACGACAGTGACAG CCTACCTGACCACAGAcctggaggtgctggaggaagAATACCACGAGTATGTCAAG CTTGAGGGCCACAGTTTGGGCAAGAGGTGTCACATGGTGCAGCGTGACGGGAAGATGGTGATCGATAAAGTTACCACTGTGGGAGAG GATGTGACAAAGGAGAGTGTGTCTTATCCCATGTCTGTCCTAAGAGGGCTCCTAACCGAGGGTTCCAACCTGCTGCTGATGCGCCTGATCGCGCTGAGGAGAAAGGTGCCAGAACACATGACCTTCATCTCCTTGGACCAGGGATTACACATCAACCACACCACGTTT AGCGAGCTGGGTCTGAAGCAGCTGGAGGTTGGGGGTCAGACGGTGGAGGTGTTTGGGGTGGAGAGGGTTGTTCACTCTGTGGAGGACGGCCCCACTACCTGGCAGTGCTACTTCCTGGCCGATGG GCACTTGGCCAGCAGAGTGCAGGCAGGGTCACCGGTCACCATGAGACTTCTGCAGCTGCCATCTCAGCAAGAAAAAG GTTTTGAGAAGATCCCCCTGGTTTGGGAGGAAGACATGCAGATGCGCTCCAAGTTCTTGGACAGAAAG gaggagctgaaggcgGGCCATGCCTCCTACCTGAGACAGCATCCAGAGATCCGTGCCCTCGTCTCTGACTTCTTGCAGTTCTTGTTACTAAGGAAACCAGATGATGTCTTCCAGTTCGCCAGAGAGTACTTCCTCCATTTTGATCCCTGCAGTCCCCCAGAACCAAGCCTGAAAGCTCCCTTACTCTGA
- the casp8 gene encoding caspase-8, translated as MDRRMLSHIDEELDSSEVAALRFLCRDVINRKRLEGVKDAKGLFIRLEERGLLENCAFLSQLLHTIRREDLLSLLETDSRRLEETDANPILSHYRVMLYRIYEDMTQENLDKMKFLLSGNLGRRQIETCNTALDVFAEMEKNGQLSSSRLDELHTALLELDQQLASTVHRYMQGSTQQRVASLTPHFSMDYQRVSIPSQPEQAAMAIPESRPSAAGQNVYADSEPCTKSFSVSDQAEYYDLSHNPHGLCMIINNEEFQGTELRNRAGTQQDEDALGLVFSQLGFVVKVKKNLTADAMRHELKTLGSRNFLDDDALVVCVLSHGEKGCVFGTDEQEVSLQELTQPFTSGRAPTLAGKPKLFFIQACQGSGYQRGSVPCPPKPRQKEEEDRESRLEEDAGRVHGETVPWHADFLLGMATVPECKSFRNTSTGSIYIQQLCTQLMRSAHSSEEDDILTILTRVNREVSKGNYLNYKQMPEPKYTLTKKLVLKCL; from the exons ATGGACAGGCGGATGCTGTCCCACATAGATGAGGAGCTGGACTCCTCTGAGGTGGCCGCTCTCCGCTTCCTGTGCCGCGACGTTATCAACAGGAAACGTCTGGAGGGG GTCAAGGATGCAAAAGGCCTGTTCATAAGACTAGAAGAAAGGGGACTGCTGGAGAACTGTGCCTTCCTTTCTCAGCTGCTCCACACTATCCGTCGAGAAGATCTCCTCAGCCtcctggagacagacagcaggagactAGAAGAGACGGACGCAAATCCCATCCTGTCACATTACCG TGTAATGCTCTACCGAATATATGAGGACATGACGCAGGAAAATCTGGACAAGATGAAGTTCCTGTTGAGCGGCAACCTGGGCAGAAGGCAAATTGAGACATGCAAC ACAGCCCTGGATGTGTTTGCCGAAATGGAAAAGAATGGTCAACTGTCGAGTAGCCGTCTTGATGAGCTGCATACAGCACTGCTGGAGCTGGATCAACAGCTGGCATCGACTGTACACCGCTACATGCAAG GGTCTACACAGCAGCGTGTCGCCAGTTTAACTCCTCATTTCAGCATGGAttaccag AGGGTCAGCATCCCATCTCAGCCCGAACAAGCTGCCATGGCCATACCTGAGAGTCGGCCCAGCG CTGCAGGACAGAATGTTTACGCCGATTCAGAGCCATGCACCAAGTCATTCTCTGTTTCTGATCAG GCAGAGTACTACGACTTGAGTCATAATCCTCATGGTTTGTGCATGATCATCAACAACGAGGAATTCCAGGGAACAGAGCTGAGGAACAGAGCAGGGACTCAGCAGGATGAGG ACGCTCTGGGCTTAGTGTTCTCCCAGCTCGGCTTTGTTGTGAAGGTGAAGAAAAACTTGACTGCAGACGCCATGCGACATGAGCTAAAAACGCTGGGCTCAAGGAACTTTTTGGATGATGATGCCTTG GTGGTATGCGTGCTTTCCCATGGAGAAAAGGGATGTGTCTTTGGGACTGATGAGCAGGAGGTGTCCCTGCAGGAACTGACACAGCCCTTCACGAGCGGGCGAGCTCCCACCTTGGCGGGGAAGCCCAAACTGTTCTTCATCCAAGCGTGCCAGGGAAGCGGCTACCAGAGAGGATCTGTGCCGTGTCCCCCGAAACcgagacagaaggaggaggaggacagagagagccGCCTGGAGGAAGACGCGGGTCGTGTGCACGGCGAGACGGTGCCTTGGCACGCTGACTTCCTGCTGGGCATGGCCACAGTGCCGGAGTGCAAATCGTTTCGAAACACTTCCACGGGCTCCATCTACATCCAGCAGCTGTGCACGCAGCTGATGAGATCAGCACACAG CTCGGAGGAGGATGATATACTCACTATCCTGACACGTGTGAACAGGGAGGTCAGCAAAGGAAATTATCTAAACTACAAACAAATGCCAGAGCCTAAGTACACCCTCACCAAGAAGCTCGTCCTCAAATGCCTGTGA